The Flavobacteriales bacterium nucleotide sequence CAAAACCTATATCGGCCTTATTCCTCTGTTCAGTCCTGTTAATTAAATAATGAAATTTAGAAAAGTCGAACTTAGGAAGCCTATGGCCTACAGCTTATGGCTTATGGACTGATTTCGTTCAAGGTCCATGGTTCATGGCTCATAGTTCTTTCTCAACTACGAACTAAGACCTCAACAATAAGAACTACATCCGTTATTTCCACGACAGATTCAGATCGCTGTGGCTCAGTTTACCGTAGATGATCGGCGCAGAATCGTTATTCACGACCACTCGATAGTCCGAAGAGTTCATTCCTCGTTCCTTCTCCACGGCCTTCATGCCCGAATCGACGTCGACATCGGAGAAGCTCGTCTGTATTTCGAATCGAACTTCGGCGTCCTTCCTCAATTCGATATCCACATCGGAAAAGTCGACGTTCATATTCATTTCGTCCCATTTTTTGCCGATAACTTCAATGTTGACATCACTGTGCTGTACCTCGAGACCGCCCGATAATTGAGTAACCTCGCGCAGTTCCACATCGCTGAACTTTACATTGAGCTTGAGCAAGCGGATGTCTTCGCCATCAAAATCACTGTGCTGGATCTTGGCACTAAGCCCGTTGACTCCTTCCACGTCGCCATCGCCAAATTGGAGTTCGACGATGTTATCGGCATGACTCAACCTCTCGAGTCGGAAGTCACCGTGTTGTACATCGATCTTGGTAGGGCCATTTCGGTCTTGCACAGCTACGTCTCCAAAAGAGTTGCGCAGTTGAACCCTTGAGTCGCGCGGTACGCGCACTACGTAATCAATACTGAACTTCTGGATCTTGTTCCCGCAGTTGCAGTCATTCTCCGTTTCGGCCATGACCATGTTGCCGTTCTGGGCAAACTTCACATCGATCTTCTCTAGTGCTTTGCGCGCATATTCTTCGTTCTTTCCCTCGATCGTGATCTTAACATCGATCTTGATCTCCTGGCGATCCCAATCTTGCAGCTCGATATCGCCAAAGCTGTTATCGATACGCAATTCGGATTCGGCAGAAACATTAAAGACCTTGTTGATCTCTTTTTCGACCTCCTGCGCCCACAAAGTAAGTGGAACAAAGGCCAACAGCATCAGAATGGATTTAAGTTTAAGCGTTTTCATTTTGGTAGTTTTTCTGTTCGTTCAAGGTTTGTAGTTGTAATGTCAGTGCCTCCAGCACTTCGATGCGGTCGCGATAATTCTCGATCATGGCATTCACCACGCGCTCATCGCTGTAATTCCTGGCCAGCGCCTTTGAAAGCTCTTCATAGTCGTCCTCCAACTCGTCCAGTTCGTCGAAATAACTATTGAGTATATAGTCTTCCGCACCCGGCATCTGCTGCACCTCTTCTTTCTTGGCCAAAATGGTTCGGCGGTAATAATCTTCCACCTGTGCCATTTCGCTTGAAACCTCCTCGAGATACATGGTCTGATTACCCACGATCTTTTCTTCGACGGGTGCCAAATTGTAGTTCTGATACACGAAGACGGCTCCGAAAATGAGCACGGCCGCTGCCGCCATGTAGGCAAATCTCTTTAGGGCCTCGCGGCCCGACGCGCGACCTGCATCCTCGGAGGAATCTCCGGTTCGCTGCCCGGCCAAACGTTCTTCGAATCGCTTGCGGTGTCCGACCGGAGGTCTCTCCCGATCGAAAGAACTTCCGTTCTCCCGAAAGAAATCTTCCAACTTATCCGACATAACTTCTTTGATTTAAAATGCTTTTCAATTTATTCTTGGCTCTTGCATACTGCGATCGGCTAGTGCCGGCATCGATATTCAGTATTTGAGCTATTTCTTCGTGATCGTAACCTTCGAGCAAATACAAACTCAAAATCGTTTTATATCCGCCCGGAAGCTTTTCCATGGCCTTGTAGACATGGTCTATATTGAACTCACCTCGATCTCCCTCTTCTTCAGCCACCGGTTGTAACAGAGTATCCTCTGTACTGATCCACTCAATCTCCATCTTCTTTATCCGATCCAAACAGTGATGCACTACTATTTTCTTCAGCCAGGCTCCAAAGGCCACTTGCCCGTTAAACTGCTCGAGCCGCTCAAAGGCCTTCATGAAGGACTCTTGCATGGCATCTTCAGCATCGGCATCGTCGTTCAAGAGCCGTAGACACGTGTTGTACATCGCCCTGGCATAGCGGTCGTACAACTCCATCATCGCACGTTGATCACCATTGCGACATTGCTCGATCAAATAGTCCTTCGGATCCAAGTGAGGGGTTTTCGATTCAGTTCTCATAAGTAAAAGACGAGCGGTATCTCGAAACGTTGCATGAGTGCGTTCTTTATTTCAAACTTTTTCGTTCGGAGGGATGGTTGATTGGTTGATTGGTTTACTAAGGAAGTTAATGGTTATTGGCTAATGGCAATGGTTTCTTCCTCACTAAGACCTAAGAACTAGATAATGGTTATTGGTTAATGGGATTTTATAATGAATGTAATATCCGTGGTAACGGGGTTTTAACCCGGCGAATCTCCTGATCGAATTAGTAGTAAGGATTGGTGCAACACAGCCCCGGGCTGAAGCCCGGGGATCAAAAGATCAATCCCGAACCGCAACCCCTAATGAAAATAAAACCCTCGGCCCCGGGTTAAAACCCGGGGATTATGTAATTGAATCATTAACGATTTATAAGAAATAACACACGAATGCAACACAGCCCCGGTCTACAGCCCGGGGATCAAAGCGTTGAAATTTTGAGGACAGGCTCCTAATGGAAACAAGACCCTAAGCCCCGTGCCTCATCCAGAGAATTCCATAACAGAATCAAATACGGAGGATGGATGCAACACAGCCCCGGGTTAAAACGCGGGGTTAGAGTGATTGAGTGGCTTCAGATATTACAGTCCTTCAATGGTTCAGGTAAAGCCTATGGCCTAAGGCCTAAAGCTTAAGAATCCGAGCCAACTAAGACCTCAACACTAAGACCTAAGAACTACGTTAAAAACTCCGTAAAGACCTCCCCAAAGTAATCCGGCAGATCGGTGGCCAACATACTCTCTTCGCTTTGATCGCGAAGGGCCAACTCAGCGGCTCGGCCATGAATATACGACCCCAAGATCGCTGTTTCCGCAACGCCATAACCTTGGGCTCGTAGACCGGTGATCAGGCCGGTTAACACATCTCCACTACCGCCGGTCGATAGACCGGAGTGCCCCGTACTATTGAAATACGTTTCGCCGTTCGGCAATACCGTTGCCGTATAAGTTCCCTTCAACACCACGACACACTGATATTTTTGGGCGAAGTCGATCGCTGCGTCGTACTGATCAGGACCCGGTGCAACGCCCGAAAGACGTTCGAATTCCCCAAGATGTGGAGTGAGTATCGGTACATGCTGGCAAAACGTCAACCACGTTTTGTTCTCGGCTACGATATTCAAGGCATCGGCATCAATGACCAAGGGCGATTGTGCGTGGCGAATGAGGTTCTTGACCATGTGAGCGGTATCCTCTTCGGTACCGATACCCGGCCCAAGCCCAATGGCATCGTACCGATCGAGCTTCGGATGATCGGTGAGGTGTTCCGGAAACGCATCGAACCGAGCCATCGCTTCGGGCACGGCCACTGGCCAAATGGTTTCTGCCGAACCGGGAACATGCCCGGTAAGGAGTCCAACACCACTACGCAAACAGGCGCGTGCACACATGATCGCTGCCCCCATAGTACCTTTGGCACCGGCCGATATGAGCGCATGTCCGAATCTGTTCTTATGCGTAAAGATGGGTCGATCGCGATAGCGCTTACTTACCCAATTCTGATCTACGAAGTGCCACGGAGTCTCTACCGAATAGGAGTATTCTTTATCGAGTCCGATATCGATCACCTCGAAAGCCCCGCACATGGGACCGCTATCCGGCATCACCATCGCCCGCTTGGGCCATTGGAACGTGAAGGTCACATCGGCCCGCAGGGCCATAGTTAGATCATTATGGCGGTTATTGTCGGCAAATATACCGGTGGGCAAGTCCACGGCCACGGTGAATCTGGGGTCGTTATTAAGCGCTGCGACCACCTCGGCCAAAAACCCTTCGAGCGGCCGCGTTAGGCCGGAGCCCAGCAAGGCGTCTATGCGAACCACCTCGAGTTCATCGGGCATTGGTGCCTTTCTGGGCGACCACTCCTCAAAACCGTCGACCTGTTTCAGGTTCGTCTCAAAACCATCACTGCCCTTTTTCAAATGCCGCACAACGACCACACGCACCTCGTATCCGGCCGCCCTCAGTAAACGTGCGATAACGAGCCCGTCTCCCCCATTATTTCCCATTCCGCAGTAAACCGAAAAGGGCATGTCCGGATCAAAGACCTCCGTCAATCGATCGGCGACTCGAGATGCTGCCCGTTCCATCAGGTCAATGGACGCAATGGGCTCTCGCTCTATGGTGAGCCGATCAGCCTCACGAACTTGCTCTACGGATAAGATCTTCATGGAGTTTCAAAATTTGCGGCAGTACCAAATGGTGGCCGTCGTTTATGATCTCGTGCTGACTATTTCGGCGTCGTTGTTCCTCAGTCCATTGCCGGGCCATACGCTGGCGAATTTCTGCAGGCGAAAGGCCGTCGCGCTTCATCACCCGCTCGATCCGCACCTCCTCCGGCGCGCTAACCAACACCACTTCGTCGAGGGCCAAATGCGCTCCCGATTCGAACATGATGGCGACTTCCTTTACGATGTACGGAGCGTTTTGCTCTTCTATCCAAGCATAAAAATCTCGGCCTACGGCCGGATGAACAAGTTGGTTCAATCGCTCCAGTAATTCCTGGTCGTTGAACACCCTTTCTGCGATCCACGGTCGGTTGAGCCGTCCATCGACATACGCCTTCGGGCCCAAAAGATCGATCACCTCACTTTTGAGCTTCTCATCGGTCACGTACAGCCTCTTCGCCCGATCATCGGCATGGTAGATCGGAATACCGAGATGCTCGAATACTCCGGCGACCATGGTCTTCCCCGATCCGATACCGCCCGTAAGCCCAACCTTGATCATTGCTTTAGAATTAAAAATTCGACGCGCTCGGGGTCGGTCCGCACGAGTTGCGCGGCATCGGGCACCAGGGTCCAGTTGGGGCGCACACGATCACCGGTAGTGCTTTTGACCTGCTCAAATTCTACGATTGCTGTAAAATCGTCGGATGAAAGCTCTTCGAAACGGGAAAGTGGAACACGGCAAATGGCTTTTACTGTAGAGGGAAACAGGCGGAGTCCAAGTGAATCGGGCAGCCCGATCACCGAAATCGGTATGCTGTACTCCACTTCGGTAAATTCTTCAACGG carries:
- a CDS encoding DUF4097 family beta strand repeat protein, which encodes MKTLKLKSILMLLAFVPLTLWAQEVEKEINKVFNVSAESELRIDNSFGDIELQDWDRQEIKIDVKITIEGKNEEYARKALEKIDVKFAQNGNMVMAETENDCNCGNKIQKFSIDYVVRVPRDSRVQLRNSFGDVAVQDRNGPTKIDVQHGDFRLERLSHADNIVELQFGDGDVEGVNGLSAKIQHSDFDGEDIRLLKLNVKFSDVELREVTQLSGGLEVQHSDVNIEVIGKKWDEMNMNVDFSDVDIELRKDAEVRFEIQTSFSDVDVDSGMKAVEKERGMNSSDYRVVVNNDSAPIIYGKLSHSDLNLSWK
- a CDS encoding sigma-70 family RNA polymerase sigma factor, encoding MDPKDYLIEQCRNGDQRAMMELYDRYARAMYNTCLRLLNDDADAEDAMQESFMKAFERLEQFNGQVAFGAWLKKIVVHHCLDRIKKMEIEWISTEDTLLQPVAEEEGDRGEFNIDHVYKAMEKLPGGYKTILSLYLLEGYDHEEIAQILNIDAGTSRSQYARAKNKLKSILNQRSYVG
- a CDS encoding NAD(P)H-hydrate dehydratase, with amino-acid sequence MKILSVEQVREADRLTIEREPIASIDLMERAASRVADRLTEVFDPDMPFSVYCGMGNNGGDGLVIARLLRAAGYEVRVVVVRHLKKGSDGFETNLKQVDGFEEWSPRKAPMPDELEVVRIDALLGSGLTRPLEGFLAEVVAALNNDPRFTVAVDLPTGIFADNNRHNDLTMALRADVTFTFQWPKRAMVMPDSGPMCGAFEVIDIGLDKEYSYSVETPWHFVDQNWVSKRYRDRPIFTHKNRFGHALISAGAKGTMGAAIMCARACLRSGVGLLTGHVPGSAETIWPVAVPEAMARFDAFPEHLTDHPKLDRYDAIGLGPGIGTEEDTAHMVKNLIRHAQSPLVIDADALNIVAENKTWLTFCQHVPILTPHLGEFERLSGVAPGPDQYDAAIDFAQKYQCVVVLKGTYTATVLPNGETYFNSTGHSGLSTGGSGDVLTGLITGLRAQGYGVAETAILGSYIHGRAAELALRDQSEESMLATDLPDYFGEVFTEFLT
- the coaE gene encoding dephospho-CoA kinase (Dephospho-CoA kinase (CoaE) performs the final step in coenzyme A biosynthesis.) yields the protein MIKVGLTGGIGSGKTMVAGVFEHLGIPIYHADDRAKRLYVTDEKLKSEVIDLLGPKAYVDGRLNRPWIAERVFNDQELLERLNQLVHPAVGRDFYAWIEEQNAPYIVKEVAIMFESGAHLALDEVVLVSAPEEVRIERVMKRDGLSPAEIRQRMARQWTEEQRRRNSQHEIINDGHHLVLPQILKLHEDLIRRASS